Genomic window (Arachis hypogaea cultivar Tifrunner chromosome 13, arahy.Tifrunner.gnm2.J5K5, whole genome shotgun sequence):
ACTTGAATCAGTAATCATGACAGAAGAAATTTTTGGTCCATTGCTTCCAATTATTACTGTAAGATTCGGTGAAAATCATGCTATATATAGAATTGACGTTTTTCTTAATGTTGCCTTCAATAATTTTCAGGTGGACAAAATTGAAAACAGTATTAAATTCATAAGCTCTAGGCCTAAGCCTCTTGCACTCTATGTCTTTTCCAAAGATAAGACACTGCAGAATAGAATGATATCTGAAACATCTTCTGGCAGTTTAACTTTCAATGATGCAATTCTACAAGTATCCTTCTATCTACTCTTGATCTTTAATTTTCACATGCTTCAAAAATGTTATATATGAACATTGATTTAGAATAATGTGCAGTATGCAGCGGATTCTCTACCATTTGGTGGAGTTGGAGAAAGTGGATTTGGAATGTACCATGGGAAGTTCTCTTTTGATACATTCAGCAGCCAAAAGGCAGTAGTTAGAAGAAGCTTCCTCACTGATTTCTGGTATAGGTATCCACCATGGACACTGAACAAGTTTCAGCTTCTTGAGGTCTCTTACAACTATGATTATCTGGGGTTGCTCCTTGTCTTGCTTGGCCTAAAGACACCATCAAAACGCAGATCATATTTCGCTAACCCCTGATTACTTTCACCATTAGGGTTGCCAACCCGATCTgcagcgggtagggtagggtgagGGTAGGATTCTTGTGCGGGTCGGGTAGGGTACGAGTTGTGTCTCAACCCTACCTGACCAACCcgcaccctatatatgtatattttatatatttatataaaaatatgttttaagtggatgttgaaccaaagacctctcactaaatgcaaaatattcttagtcattaaaaaaaatcattaattaataatttaatattttttttttttacataaaagtcagttctattttaaattatcatcaagttatataataatgttgcattTTATTTTGTAACCCGCGAGTAGGATCAGGTACCCGTAGGTTAAGAACGGGTGGGATTAGGATTggctccaaaccctaccctaccctatccaTTGCCACCCCTATTCACCATCattagtattatttatttatttaagagtGATTAAGAAATCAAGATTCTTAGGTCTACAAAATATGTTATATATACGTATGTATATCATATGTATACAGAGATGATAAGTGTTTATAGCTTCCTTTCCTTTTCTGATTATGTGGTTGCTGGACTGGAGAATTATGAGCTGCAATATCATCAGCcagatatttataaataaaataattataacaaatcaAACCAGAAAATAAATATCCGAAGACAACATAGATGTCTTTGTTATGAACTTATGATACATCAAGTGTAGTTAGTTGCAGACACGGAGTTAATGAGAATTAGGGCTATATTCTTGTCACATTAATTCAACTATTAGTTATAGATATCAATGCTGAATCAACAAAAAGCAATATAgtgtaataaaaacaaaaaacagaagtcACATTCAATGATGTATTATAGAACAAAATTACACTATTTGCATGATGATGAAACAGAATATTCTAAGTTCTACACCTCATCAATCTAACTATTTCATGCTCTTCTCACTCTACTAATGATAAATATAAAACTGCTATAATGAATTCTAGAACTACTACTTATTGTacaaaaacagaaagtaaaatgcatGTTCGCATTATCCGCTTGTTTGACATTTACATGTCCAATAACACAAATACATGCTAAGCTTGTTGTACGAATGGCGAGGTTTTTTGCCACAGATGACGTCCTAAAATGGCACTTCCATGTACTGAGAGATATGCAGCATTTAACCtgacaaaacaattaaaaaatccatcataattattcatatataaatacaCTATCAACCAAATTTCAAGGTTTTAGCTTTTAAATGGGAATAAGAATAGCTTACTTATCTACATCAGGCATTGCAAGAGGATCATACAACTCCTCTGAAGGAACAGACATAACTGACATGTCTTGAGCCCCTTCAACCTGAAAATAAAGACGAGCAATTCATTTGCATGAGTAGTGTGATGAAATCGTTTTCTGCCACAAGAGCCAGTATGTATACTAAATTTTAGGTACTAACCTGTTGGGGGTATTGCGCATAACCAGCATATGCACCATATGCATACAATGAAGGATCTTGAGTAGCTCCATAAGCATAGGCTTCATAACCCTGGCCGTACCCATAGTAGGCACTCCATTGATTTGGATCCATCTGTTGCCCCCAGCTACCAGGATCCTGGAAtggtttcaataaaaaaatttgttagtgCTAATATAATTCTGCATCGAAAAACAAGAAATGTGAACCCTACATACCAGCAATTCAATGAGAAAATCAGCAATTCAAACTCATTCGTACGTGTGAATCTAGAATTCTAACGACGTTTATGTTATAAAGGAGAAACACAGGAAAGTCCTGAATGCTGAGAATTAAACATCAAAAGGAATGAATCTTATATTATTGTAGCATGGTAGTACATTTGCTACTGGCCATCCTCATCATTggagaattaataaatcaatatctTTCAAtaaatataacttatttttattttcacatGCAGGAAAAAGGGGAAATACATGTAATAAAACACACCTACTTCACTGTTTTTCATTTATACCGTGTCACAACAAAATTTATCTACTCAGTATTGATGAATGTTTTCATTTATCATCCTGAATGAAAGGGTGGGGGTGGGAAAGTTGTGCCACTCCAAGGTTATGATAAGCCAGAAAATGCAGCAAGGGCTCATAACAAGCTAATTAAAATCTTGCAACAAAAATTGAGCCTAAAACCTTTCTACTGACCATTTAAAGCCTTAAGGATTTAATGTAAATAAGTAATTATGATTTGGTACTGAACTTTGTTTTCTTGTTCCTCTTATGCTACTTAGCTCGGGCTATGTTACATAGTCAGTCCCAAGCCCAGACGGGGAAGGTTGTGTTAGGGTTGCAATAGCCCGTGTATAACCTTGTCGCATCCCTATGCATGGCCACGACACAGTGACATCTTTGGATCCATGTGTGTTAGGCCCTAGACAGCCCATGAAAAACTTTGACCGGTCACAATGCATAGACACGACGCAATGATGTCTTTGGATCCATGTAGCCAACCCCATCTATTGGGAAAAAGGCTTTGTTTAGGTTCAGGTTCAGGTAACTCTTTGCTACTTGTTGGAATGGCTTGTAAATTTGTAATGATCATAGTATCAAGTAGTTGAGCCTAAACTTATATTCAAAACATGCACTTCCTACCAAATCACTAAACATGGCAACACatactaaaggctcatcaaaattaTCCTAGAACCAAGATGTTTTGATACACAATGTAGCAGCTCCTAAAATTAAAATGCATGACATAGTACAAGACTACACACATGCACAGGTCACAGCATGACAAACTAAAATTCACTTGGTCAAAAAGTTAAGGGTAAAATCACCTGTCTAGTTGTACTAGCCCAAGAAAGTTGAACCACTTGTTGACCTACCACCTTCCCCTGCATCTTCTGAATGGCTTCTTCAGCAGAAGCTCTACATACACAAGTGGTCAGAGAGTTTAAAAGACCGCATAacaggagaaagaaaaaagaaataggaAAAACACCCTAAAAAAGGGATTGTTTAAAGACCTCACAAGATGCAGTGTAACATCAGGCCACATGAAACTTACTGCCTTGGAAAGCGGAGGGTAGATACAAACAATCAAAATAATATCATTACCTCTTTAGTTTCAAAATACTAGAGAGCAATCACATAAAATATTCAAATGTTAGAAAAGACTAAGGGAAAAGAAAGGAAAACCTAGTCCCAAATTGAACAAAACCAAATCCTTTGCCAGCATGAACTTTGATAGACACAATATCCCCAAATTGCATAAAGGCTTGCTTCAGCTCCTCCTCCGTGACATTAAGATCCAAATTACCAACATAAACCTTGCAAAACACAGCAATGTTAGAcaatattacaaattaaaaaaaaaaatgaaaaccatAAAAATTGCATCTATATGATCATTACTCACCGTGGTATTATTCATATCATATTCCGGCGGAACTGGAGCAGTATACGCTGGGACTGGATACATTGCTGCCACAAACATCCATTGACATATAAGTCTCTCTTCCACGTTATGCTCAAGTGAAATAGCACAATAGTAAAAGCAAACATACACAAACTAGTCTAATTGACAGAACAAACCACATAACACATACCAGTCTAATTAACATTTAAGTTATGTGTGCATTGAAACAACACATTGCCTTCACTAACTGGATTTCAATTATATTAACAATAACTACTACTTAACCCTGCGTTTAACATAGAATAAAGAATAAAGTTGAACAATTCAATAAGTGAATTTGAGTTGAGTTATCTAACAACATTTACCTTTAGCTGGAGCATACTGCTGCTGAAAGGCGGTGGTTTTCTTGGGTGTAGCAGCGCTAATACGCATGGGCCTGGTGGAGCAATAAACTCCATTCATCTCCGACATGGCGCGGTTCCTCTCGTTCTCATCGGCGAATTTAACGAAACCATAGCCCTTGGATCGACCAGTGTTAGGGTCCGTAACGACCTTGGCGCCTCTAACGGAAGGGTAATTGGCGCGAAAAGTCTCCTGGAGGAGGTAATCAGTGACGTCAGGGGCGAGGTCGCCGACGAAGATGGAGTGGTCGGGGCCGGCGTCGGGCCTGCGGTCGCCGACGCCGAAGGAGGCCCAATTGAGGCGGAAGTTGTGGTCGGTGCCGGGCATGGGAGTGCCGTTGTAGGAATGGAGAACGCGCTCGGCGGCGGCGTGGGAGAGGAACTCGACAAAGCCGTAGCCTTCGGGGTGGCCGGTGAGCTTGTTGCGGATGATCTTAATGGAAACAACTTCGCCGGTGTGTGCGAAGCACTGAGTGAGGTATGATTCGTCCACCCAGTACTGAAGGTCTCCAATCCATAGCGTTCGCACTTCCTCCAGCGTCGTTGGTACCCCTGCCATACTCAACTGCCCTCAATCACACTCACGTTCTAGCGGCGCCACCCCTAAccctttctttcatttcttttcttttctttcttttctttctttctttttttcgggCCTAAACTTATAATGTATTTAAAACAGACAACGAACAAAAATGACATAAACTTAGGCCCAAAACAATTCACGATAAAAAAAAATCAGCTCCATGTCGATTTAGGTATGCTTATTGTTAGGAGCAAATATCTTTACCAGTGATCTCTCACAATTCAAAAGTCTTTAATCAATTCttaactatttaattaattaatctaattgATTCATCATTATtcaaataattaaactaagcAGTCTCTATAAATAATGACCAACTGATGTGTCAAAGATCGTTtagattaattatttaaattgttAGAAAtcggattaaaatttttgaattataaaaaattattttgtttttcggataaataattttagactaattattttatctttttgcaTATATAACTTTAATAGTATGTCATAAaactatttttcttaaaaatttaagtgacaaaaaaataacataaataattatatctttaattactcattttaaaaggtgtacacaaaactccaaaaaaatatggatcGATAAAGAATAATATTGACATCATTTctctagaattttttttttttttttttttggacatggtGAGTACCGGAAAACCGGCCACACCAAAGAGGAGAATTAAACGAGACATATTGGATAACCATAACTCAACTGTTTGCTAACTTTTTAAgttgtttttttatatatgttggaGGCCCATTTTATTTCTCAGTTAATAACTTTACTGAAACATCAATTCTAAATATAGATGGATAAAAAAGTGGAATTTAACTTGAATGCCTCCTTTACGTAAGGTGTAATTGCGAgctaattattagttaatttggCAGAATTTTCTGGATTTATTATATCTTTAAAAACAGTATTTGTAATATGATTATCAGATAAAGCTTTTTCAGAAAGTAAATATTTGATCATTAATAGGTAAAAAATTATTATCCTGTAGTGCAGATATTATTGGAAATTTATATTAAACAGTAcgttatacttttttatttttttttaaaattaatgtttgCCATGATAGCGCACGTAAGTGTCTTGACTGTCTTCAacgttcattttattttctctttcgaAGCGTGCGCCAGCCAAACTAGAAGGAACCAGTTTTTGCTGCTTGCATTGTTTGTAAAAATATTAAGTGAATTTCACTGAGATCTTATGATCATATGCAAATAATGAAATAGAATTCTAACCACACTGCGTTAGGATTTCATGAAAATATGATAatcaattgaaaaataaagatacaTTCATATATAATAATGACTAGGTTCTACTTGCCTTATATGGCGTAGAACCTTTTATTAATGACCGCTTAAAATAAATACGTAGAGAAACCATAATAATGTTGAacataatattattgaaagaattCAAATTAAAGCACTTTTCATGCAAGCTTAATACTTGGGAGGCGGAGGTGAAGTGTAGAGATAGGCTTTCTTTGGTGGAGGTGGTGGAGAATTGTAAATGTAAGGAGGAGGAGGTGAAGGTGAAGGTAGTGGTGGAGACTTGTAGATATATGGTGGAGGAGGTGATGGAGAAGGTGGAGGTGGTGACTTGTAAACATATGGCGGTGGAGGTGAAGGAGATGGTGGAGGTGGAGACTTATAGACATAGGGTGGAGGCGGTGAAGGAGATGGTGGGGGAGGAGAATTGTAAACATATGGTGGAGGTGGTGATGGAGATGGTGGTGGAGGAGACTTGTACACGTATGGAGGT
Coding sequences:
- the LOC112736729 gene encoding polyadenylate-binding protein RBP47B' encodes the protein MAGVPTTLEEVRTLWIGDLQYWVDESYLTQCFAHTGEVVSIKIIRNKLTGHPEGYGFVEFLSHAAAERVLHSYNGTPMPGTDHNFRLNWASFGVGDRRPDAGPDHSIFVGDLAPDVTDYLLQETFRANYPSVRGAKVVTDPNTGRSKGYGFVKFADENERNRAMSEMNGVYCSTRPMRISAATPKKTTAFQQQYAPAKAMYPVPAYTAPVPPEYDMNNTTVYVGNLDLNVTEEELKQAFMQFGDIVSIKVHAGKGFGFVQFGTRASAEEAIQKMQGKVVGQQVVQLSWASTTRQDPGSWGQQMDPNQWSAYYGYGQGYEAYAYGATQDPSLYAYGAYAGYAQYPQQVEGAQDMSVMSVPSEELYDPLAMPDVDKLNAAYLSVHGSAILGRHLWQKTSPFVQQA